The following are from one region of the Achromobacter xylosoxidans genome:
- the siaD gene encoding biofilm regulation diguanylate cyclase SiaD, translated as MKSDAAQLDKRIAELLADPAYQGHPLHEALDALWRHTAEQMARIERVTQLSDAYQSMAHERELGLCDRFDRQLRRLTRIARISDHYQNMMRDLNSALQETSNRDPLTGLLNRRALMEMIKQEVLRVSRGGSTFVVAMLDVDHFKSVNDRYGHETGDRALVELAGALGNNLREYDLCGRWGGEEFLVLLPSTQPEDAQRVMDRLVGAVRALAITVGDGVLRLTVSIGMAYHQLGETFSETLSRADQALYLAKQDGRDRVELGFPKRR; from the coding sequence ATGAAATCCGACGCCGCCCAGCTGGACAAGCGCATCGCCGAATTGCTGGCGGACCCGGCCTATCAGGGCCATCCGTTGCATGAAGCGCTGGACGCGCTCTGGCGGCATACGGCCGAGCAGATGGCGCGCATCGAGCGCGTGACCCAACTGTCGGACGCCTACCAGAGCATGGCGCACGAGCGCGAGCTGGGCCTGTGCGACCGTTTCGACCGGCAATTGCGCCGCCTGACCCGCATCGCGCGCATCTCGGACCATTACCAGAACATGATGCGGGACCTGAACTCCGCATTGCAGGAAACCTCCAATCGCGATCCCCTGACCGGCCTTTTGAATCGGCGCGCCTTGATGGAAATGATCAAGCAGGAGGTCCTGCGCGTGTCCCGTGGCGGTTCGACTTTCGTCGTGGCGATGTTGGACGTGGATCACTTCAAGTCGGTCAACGACCGCTATGGCCATGAAACAGGCGACCGCGCGCTGGTGGAACTGGCCGGTGCGCTGGGCAACAACTTGCGTGAATACGATCTGTGCGGCCGCTGGGGCGGCGAGGAATTCCTGGTGCTGCTACCCAGCACCCAGCCCGAGGACGCCCAGCGCGTCATGGACCGGCTGGTAGGCGCGGTGCGCGCCCTGGCGATCACGGTGGGGGATGGCGTGTTGAGATTGACGGTCAGCATAGGCATGGCATACCACCAGTTGGGAGAGACCTTCTCTGAAACGCTTAGCCGCGCGGACCAGGCCCTGTACCTGGCCAAGCAGGACGGACGCGACCGCGTCGAACTCGGGTTTCCGAAGCGCAGATGA
- a CDS encoding EAL domain-containing protein, producing the protein MLDSYPGVTDERPQGAAWHPGTYLASMDRALLLFDFNPAGSLLNANANFLALVGYAREEAPALRHDMLCDSMDEGKGIVGGEQVWARLLGGKHFTGTCRYRKKDGGFVWIEATYMPIAGEAGEVVRISVISRKSIADADRQEEIRLLLLGINETGNAVAVSGKDGRILYVNDGFQRMLGFARGDAVNQELGELLAGGRPDGGTREELGRRIACREGYHKDVLVYDRAGRPLWVSVMANSVFDERGALVNIVDVLTDITPTKVHEVLQRRVLQAMVNEASVVEVMNMVCREVERLAPEVAASVLRVDDAGLLRPLAAPSLPQAYTDALDGVAIGPQAGACGTSAFLGRPVIVPDISTDPLWDDYRHLPLPDDVKACWSSPIKSSDGRVIGTFGFYFRERRLPDDFHHRLVDVCVYLCALALEREEARARIRQLAFYDELTGLPNRNLLLAQAEQAIARAEPERKRVAVLFLDLDRFKQVNDTLGHPIGDALLRDVAQRLRRLARATDIVGRLSGDEFVMLMPDFEHGRLTTAAEHVLVALAQPFSVGGITLNPSVSIGISVFPENGRDMDTLLRHADMAMYQAKTAGRNRISFFSAEMNRQAQERLALEAALRDALEAKALRLHYQPQVGLKNGQLYGVEALARWRHPTLGDISPARFVPLAEECGLIGDLGDWAVHEACSQLAVWRAKGLRVPSVSVNLSATNFHNLNLPRLIEATLAEFGLAAADLMLEITEGVVLDATAGTLRTIAELHRLGVRLSMDDFGTGYSSLGHLRRLIVDELKLDRSFVQGLESDDAARALTSAVIRIGESLSLPVVAEGVENEEQRRFLIEQGCAAGQGFLFSPPLPAADLEEWLRGRP; encoded by the coding sequence ATGCTTGATTCTTATCCAGGCGTTACCGACGAGCGCCCGCAAGGCGCCGCATGGCATCCGGGCACATACCTGGCGTCCATGGATAGGGCGCTGTTGCTGTTCGATTTCAACCCGGCCGGCTCCTTGTTGAACGCCAACGCGAATTTTCTCGCCTTGGTGGGCTACGCCCGCGAAGAGGCTCCGGCGCTGCGCCATGACATGCTGTGCGACAGCATGGACGAAGGCAAGGGCATCGTCGGCGGCGAGCAGGTCTGGGCCAGGCTTCTGGGCGGCAAGCACTTCACCGGCACCTGCCGCTACCGCAAGAAGGATGGCGGCTTTGTCTGGATCGAAGCCACCTACATGCCCATCGCCGGTGAAGCCGGCGAGGTCGTCCGCATATCCGTCATCTCCCGCAAGTCCATCGCGGACGCCGATCGCCAGGAAGAGATCCGCCTCCTGTTGCTGGGCATCAACGAGACCGGCAACGCCGTCGCGGTGTCGGGCAAGGACGGCCGCATCCTCTACGTGAACGACGGCTTCCAGCGCATGCTGGGCTTTGCCCGCGGCGACGCCGTGAACCAGGAGCTGGGCGAACTGCTGGCCGGCGGCCGGCCGGACGGCGGCACGCGCGAAGAGCTGGGCCGCCGCATCGCCTGCCGCGAGGGCTACCACAAGGACGTGCTGGTCTACGACCGCGCCGGCCGCCCGTTGTGGGTGTCGGTGATGGCCAACTCCGTGTTCGACGAACGCGGCGCGCTGGTCAATATCGTGGACGTGCTGACGGACATCACGCCCACCAAGGTGCACGAAGTCCTGCAGCGCCGCGTGCTGCAAGCCATGGTCAACGAGGCCTCGGTGGTCGAGGTCATGAACATGGTGTGCCGCGAGGTCGAACGCCTGGCGCCCGAAGTCGCGGCCAGCGTCCTGCGGGTGGATGACGCCGGGCTGCTGCGGCCGCTGGCCGCGCCCAGCCTGCCGCAAGCCTATACCGACGCCTTGGACGGCGTGGCCATCGGGCCGCAGGCGGGCGCTTGCGGCACCTCCGCCTTCCTGGGCCGGCCGGTGATCGTGCCGGACATCTCCACCGATCCGCTGTGGGACGATTATCGTCACCTGCCGCTGCCGGACGACGTGAAGGCCTGCTGGTCGTCGCCGATCAAGTCCAGCGACGGCCGGGTCATAGGCACCTTCGGTTTTTATTTCCGCGAGCGGCGTCTGCCCGATGATTTCCACCACCGGCTGGTGGACGTGTGCGTGTACCTGTGCGCGCTGGCGCTGGAGCGCGAGGAGGCTCGCGCCCGGATCCGCCAGTTGGCGTTCTACGACGAACTGACCGGTCTGCCGAATCGCAACCTGCTGCTGGCGCAGGCCGAGCAGGCCATCGCGCGAGCCGAACCCGAGCGCAAGCGTGTCGCCGTCCTGTTCCTGGACCTGGATCGCTTCAAGCAGGTCAACGACACGCTGGGCCATCCCATAGGCGACGCGTTGCTGCGCGACGTGGCGCAACGCTTGCGCCGCCTGGCGCGCGCGACCGACATCGTGGGCCGCCTGTCAGGCGATGAGTTCGTGATGCTGATGCCGGACTTCGAACACGGTCGCCTGACGACCGCGGCGGAGCATGTGCTGGTCGCCCTGGCTCAGCCATTCTCGGTGGGCGGCATCACGCTGAATCCTTCGGTCAGCATCGGCATCAGCGTGTTCCCGGAGAACGGGCGCGACATGGATACGCTGCTGCGCCATGCCGACATGGCGATGTACCAGGCCAAGACGGCGGGGCGCAACCGCATCTCTTTCTTCAGCGCCGAGATGAACCGGCAGGCGCAGGAGCGCCTGGCGCTGGAGGCGGCCTTGCGCGACGCGCTGGAGGCGAAGGCCTTGCGGTTGCATTATCAGCCGCAGGTGGGGCTGAAGAACGGCCAGCTATACGGCGTCGAGGCGCTGGCGCGCTGGCGTCATCCGACGCTGGGCGATATCTCGCCAGCGCGCTTTGTGCCGCTGGCCGAGGAATGCGGGTTGATCGGCGACCTGGGCGACTGGGCGGTGCACGAGGCTTGTTCGCAACTGGCGGTCTGGCGGGCGAAGGGCCTGCGGGTGCCGTCGGTGTCGGTGAACCTGTCGGCGACGAATTTCCACAATCTGAATCTGCCGCGGTTGATCGAGGCGACGCTGGCCGAGTTTGGGCTGGCGGCGGCGGATCTGATGCTGGAGATCACGGAAGGCGTGGTGCTGGACGCGACGGCGGGTACGTTGCGGACGATTGCGGAGCTGCACCGCTTGGGCGTGCGGCTGTCGATGGACGATTTCGGGACTGGCTATTCCAGCCTGGGGCATTTGCGGCGACTGATCGTGGATGAACTGAAGCTGGATCGCAGTTTCGTGCAGGGGCTGGAGAGCGATGACGCGGCTAGGGCGTTGACCAGCGCGGTGATTCGTATCGGCGAGAGCCTGAGCCTGCCTGTGGTGGCTGAAGGCGTTGAAAATGAAGAGCAGCGGCGGTTCTTGATCGAGCAGGGGTGTGCGGCGGGGCAGGGGTTTTTGTTTTCGCCGCCGTTGCCGGCTGCTGATCTTGAGGAGTGGTTGCGGGGGCGGCCGTAG
- a CDS encoding efflux transporter outer membrane subunit, producing MIKRLTRGSALLAVLLVLAGCAVGPTYERPSAAVPAAFKEAALPASEAGTWKTAEPSEDALRGAWWKVFGDEGLNQLQEEAQKANQNLQAAAARLTQSRALQREARAGFFPNLDAAFGPNRQRPSAVSQGLPDGTSTSPVTTWRAQGAVSYEADLFGRVASTYDAASADAQQSEALYRSVLLALQADVATTYFLVREQDAESQLYRQTVKLRTDTLQLIQRRYDAGDISELDLARAKAELASAQSEALGIDRRRAASEHALAVLLGRAPSDFAMPEQPIQKVALSIPAGLPSSLLERRPDIAAAERAMAAANARVGAAKSAFFPRLDITGAFGYESSDLGNLFQWSSRTFLLGPLVGAALSMPIFDGGRRQAGLDRARAVYEEDVAVYRQTILNAFREVEDNLANLRILADQTKAQDAAVDAAARAAKLSHTQYREGSISYLDVIEADRSVLLQQRVAVQLSGEQARSAVGLIRAIGGGWENPVPPETVASK from the coding sequence ATGATCAAAAGACTGACCCGCGGTTCCGCCCTGCTTGCCGTCCTGCTCGTGCTGGCCGGCTGCGCGGTGGGCCCCACCTACGAACGCCCCTCGGCCGCGGTGCCCGCGGCCTTCAAGGAAGCCGCCCTGCCCGCTTCCGAGGCCGGCACCTGGAAAACCGCCGAGCCGTCCGAAGACGCGCTGCGCGGCGCCTGGTGGAAGGTATTCGGCGACGAAGGCCTGAACCAGCTGCAGGAAGAAGCCCAGAAGGCCAACCAGAACCTGCAGGCCGCCGCCGCCCGCCTGACCCAGTCACGCGCGCTGCAACGCGAAGCCCGCGCCGGCTTCTTCCCCAACCTGGACGCCGCCTTCGGCCCCAACCGCCAGCGCCCCTCGGCCGTGTCGCAGGGCTTGCCCGACGGCACCTCGACCAGCCCCGTGACCACCTGGCGCGCCCAAGGCGCCGTGTCCTACGAAGCGGACCTGTTCGGCCGCGTCGCCTCCACCTACGACGCCGCCAGCGCCGATGCCCAGCAAAGCGAAGCCCTGTACCGTTCCGTGCTGCTGGCCCTGCAGGCCGACGTCGCCACCACCTACTTCCTGGTGCGCGAACAGGACGCCGAATCGCAGCTCTACCGCCAGACGGTCAAGCTGCGCACCGACACCCTGCAACTGATCCAGCGCCGCTACGACGCCGGCGACATCAGCGAACTCGACCTGGCCCGCGCCAAGGCCGAACTGGCCAGCGCGCAATCCGAAGCCCTGGGCATCGACCGCCGCCGCGCCGCCTCCGAACACGCCCTGGCCGTACTGCTGGGCCGCGCCCCGTCGGACTTCGCCATGCCCGAGCAGCCCATCCAGAAGGTCGCGCTGTCGATCCCCGCCGGCCTGCCCTCGAGCCTGCTGGAACGCCGCCCCGACATCGCCGCAGCCGAACGCGCCATGGCCGCCGCCAACGCCCGCGTCGGCGCGGCCAAGTCCGCCTTCTTCCCGCGCCTGGACATCACCGGCGCCTTCGGCTACGAATCCTCGGACCTGGGCAACCTGTTCCAGTGGTCCAGCCGCACCTTCCTGCTGGGCCCCCTGGTCGGCGCCGCGCTGTCCATGCCGATCTTCGACGGCGGCCGCCGCCAGGCCGGCCTGGACCGCGCCCGCGCCGTCTACGAGGAAGACGTGGCCGTCTACCGCCAGACCATCCTGAACGCGTTCCGCGAAGTGGAAGACAACCTGGCCAACCTGCGCATCCTGGCCGACCAGACCAAGGCGCAAGACGCCGCCGTCGACGCCGCCGCCCGCGCCGCCAAGCTCTCGCACACGCAGTACCGCGAAGGCTCCATCAGCTACCTGGACGTCATCGAAGCCGACCGCAGCGTCCTGCTGCAGCAACGCGTCGCGGTGCAACTGAGTGGGGAACAAGCGCGTTCCGCAGTAGGCCTGATCCGCGCCATCGGCGGCGGCTGGGAGAACCCGGTGCCGCCGGAAACGGTGGCATCGAAGTAA
- a CDS encoding efflux RND transporter permease subunit yields MNISKFFIDRPIFAGVLSVLVLLAGLLAMFQLPISEYPEVVPPSVVVRAQYPGANPKVIAETVASPLEESINGVEDMLYMQSQANSDGNLTLTVNFKLGVDPDKAQQLVQNRVSQALPRLPPDVQRLGVTTAKSSPTLTLVVHLISPNDRYDITYLRNYAILNVKDRLARITGVGEVTVWGSGNYSMRVWLDPQKVAQRGMTASEVVAAIREQNVQVAAGVIGASPTLGDVPLQLNVNARGRLQTEEEFRDIILKTSPDGAVTHLSDVARVELDAQEYGLRSLLDNKQAVGMGIMQSPGANALDVSSQVRAAMAELSQDFPPGVEYRIEYDPTQFVRASIKAVVTTLLEAIALVVLVVILFLQTWRASIIPLLAVPVSIVGTFALLLMFGYSINALSLFGMVLAIGIVVDDAIVVVENVERNIAAGLSPRDATYRAMREVSGPIIAIALTLCAVFVPLAFMTGLTGQFYKQFAMTIAISTVISAFNSLTLSPALSAILLKSHHDKPDWLTRGMNRVFGRFFNWFNNMFGRASESYGTGVTRVIRRKASAMGVYAVLVAATVGVSYLVPGGFVPAQDKQYLIAFTQLPNGASLDRTDSVIRRMSDIALKEPGVQSTIAFPGLSINGFTNSSSAGIVFVMLKPFEERKNAALSGDAIAGSLNQKFAAIQDSFIAVFPPPPVMGLGTLGGFKFQIEDRSAAGYAELDKAKQAFLEKARQTPELGPAFSSYEINVPQLDVDLDRVKAKQLGVPVTEVFDTMQIYLGSMYVNDFNRFGRVFQVRAQADAQFRAHADDILQLKTRNVAGEMVPLSSLVTVNQTFGPEMVVRYNGYTAADINGGPAPGYSSDQAQAAAERVAAETLPRGMKMEWTDLTYQQILAGNAGLWVFPISVLLVFLVLAALYESLTLPLAVILIVPMSILAALTGVYLTGNDNNIFTQIGLMVLVGLSAKNAILIVEFARELEMNGRSPLDAAIEASRLRLRPILMTSIAFIMGVVPLVLSSGAGSEMRQAMGIAVFFGMLGVTLFGLFLTPVFYVLLRTLGGKTLHSAAPHEAPVCVPHLDPNAPPAPQHHA; encoded by the coding sequence ATGAATATCTCGAAATTCTTCATCGACCGGCCGATCTTCGCCGGCGTGCTATCGGTCCTGGTGCTGCTGGCGGGCCTGCTGGCCATGTTCCAGCTGCCCATCTCCGAGTATCCGGAAGTGGTGCCGCCGTCCGTGGTCGTGCGTGCGCAGTATCCGGGCGCCAACCCCAAGGTCATCGCCGAAACCGTGGCTTCGCCGCTGGAGGAATCCATCAACGGCGTCGAGGACATGCTGTACATGCAGTCGCAGGCCAACAGCGACGGCAACCTGACCCTGACGGTCAACTTCAAGCTCGGCGTGGACCCGGACAAGGCTCAGCAACTGGTGCAGAACCGGGTGTCGCAAGCGCTGCCGCGCCTGCCGCCGGACGTGCAGCGCCTGGGCGTGACCACGGCCAAGAGCTCGCCCACGCTGACGCTGGTGGTGCACCTGATTTCGCCCAATGACCGCTACGACATCACCTACCTGCGCAACTACGCGATCCTGAACGTCAAGGACCGCCTCGCCCGCATCACCGGCGTGGGCGAAGTGACGGTGTGGGGCTCGGGCAACTATTCCATGCGCGTCTGGCTGGACCCGCAGAAAGTCGCCCAGCGCGGCATGACCGCCAGCGAAGTGGTCGCTGCCATCCGCGAACAGAACGTGCAGGTCGCCGCCGGCGTCATCGGCGCCTCCCCCACGCTGGGCGACGTGCCGCTGCAGCTGAACGTGAATGCCCGCGGCCGCCTGCAGACCGAAGAGGAATTCCGCGACATCATCCTGAAGACCTCGCCCGACGGCGCCGTGACGCACCTGTCGGACGTGGCCCGCGTAGAACTGGACGCGCAGGAATACGGCTTGCGTTCGCTGCTGGACAACAAGCAGGCGGTGGGCATGGGCATCATGCAGTCGCCGGGCGCCAACGCGCTGGACGTGTCCAGCCAGGTGCGCGCCGCCATGGCCGAGCTGTCGCAGGACTTCCCGCCGGGCGTGGAATACCGCATCGAATACGACCCCACTCAATTCGTGCGCGCCAGCATCAAGGCCGTGGTGACCACGCTGCTGGAAGCGATCGCCCTGGTGGTGCTGGTGGTGATCCTGTTCCTGCAGACCTGGCGCGCCTCCATCATCCCGCTGCTGGCGGTGCCCGTTTCCATCGTGGGTACCTTCGCCCTGCTGCTGATGTTCGGCTACTCCATCAACGCGCTGTCGCTGTTCGGCATGGTGCTGGCCATCGGCATCGTGGTGGACGACGCCATCGTGGTGGTGGAAAACGTGGAGCGCAACATCGCGGCGGGCCTGAGTCCGCGCGATGCGACCTATCGCGCCATGCGTGAAGTCAGCGGCCCCATCATCGCCATTGCGCTGACGCTGTGCGCGGTGTTCGTGCCGCTGGCCTTCATGACGGGCCTGACCGGCCAGTTCTACAAGCAGTTCGCCATGACCATCGCCATCTCGACGGTGATCTCGGCCTTCAACTCGCTGACCCTGTCGCCCGCGCTGTCGGCCATCCTGCTCAAGAGCCACCACGACAAGCCCGACTGGCTGACCCGTGGCATGAACCGCGTCTTCGGCCGCTTCTTCAACTGGTTCAACAACATGTTCGGCCGCGCGTCCGAGTCCTATGGCACGGGCGTGACCCGCGTGATCCGCCGCAAGGCCAGCGCCATGGGCGTGTACGCCGTGCTGGTGGCCGCCACCGTCGGCGTCTCCTACCTGGTGCCCGGCGGCTTCGTGCCCGCGCAGGACAAGCAGTACCTGATCGCCTTCACGCAGCTGCCCAACGGCGCCTCGCTGGACCGCACCGACTCGGTGATCCGCCGCATGAGCGACATCGCCCTGAAGGAACCCGGCGTGCAGAGCACCATCGCGTTCCCCGGCCTGTCCATCAACGGCTTCACCAACAGCTCCAGCGCCGGCATCGTGTTCGTCATGCTCAAGCCCTTCGAAGAGCGCAAGAACGCCGCGCTGTCGGGCGACGCCATCGCGGGCTCGCTCAACCAGAAGTTCGCGGCCATCCAGGACTCGTTCATCGCCGTGTTCCCGCCCCCGCCCGTGATGGGCCTGGGCACGCTGGGCGGTTTCAAGTTCCAGATCGAAGACCGCAGCGCGGCAGGCTACGCCGAGCTGGACAAGGCCAAGCAAGCGTTCCTGGAAAAGGCCCGCCAGACGCCGGAACTGGGCCCCGCCTTCTCCAGCTACGAGATCAACGTGCCGCAGCTGGACGTGGACCTGGACCGCGTCAAGGCCAAGCAGCTGGGCGTGCCGGTGACGGAAGTCTTCGACACCATGCAGATCTACCTGGGCTCGATGTACGTCAACGACTTCAACCGTTTCGGCCGCGTCTTCCAGGTGCGGGCGCAAGCCGACGCGCAATTCCGCGCGCACGCCGACGACATCCTGCAACTGAAGACCCGCAACGTCGCCGGTGAAATGGTGCCGCTGTCCTCGCTCGTCACCGTCAACCAGACCTTCGGCCCGGAAATGGTGGTGCGCTACAACGGCTACACCGCCGCCGACATCAACGGCGGTCCGGCGCCCGGCTACTCGTCCGACCAGGCCCAGGCCGCGGCCGAACGCGTCGCCGCCGAAACCCTGCCGCGCGGCATGAAGATGGAATGGACCGACCTGACCTACCAGCAGATCCTGGCGGGCAACGCCGGCCTGTGGGTGTTCCCGATCAGCGTGCTGCTGGTGTTCCTGGTGCTGGCGGCGCTGTACGAAAGCCTGACCCTGCCGCTGGCCGTGATCCTGATCGTGCCTATGAGCATCCTGGCCGCGCTGACGGGCGTCTACCTGACCGGCAACGACAACAACATCTTCACGCAGATCGGCCTGATGGTGCTGGTGGGCCTGTCGGCGAAGAACGCGATCCTGATCGTGGAATTCGCCCGCGAACTGGAAATGAACGGCCGCAGTCCCCTGGACGCCGCCATCGAGGCCAGCCGCCTGCGTCTGCGCCCCATCCTGATGACGTCCATCGCGTTCATCATGGGCGTGGTGCCGCTGGTGCTGTCTTCGGGCGCGGGTTCTGAAATGCGCCAGGCCATGGGCATCGCCGTGTTCTTCGGCATGCTGGGCGTGACCCTGTTCGGCCTGTTCCTGACCCCCGTGTTCTACGTGCTGCTGCGCACGCTGGGCGGCAAGACCCTGCACTCCGCCGCACCGCACGAGGCTCCCGTGTGCGTACCGCACCTGGACCCGAACGCGCCGCCGGCCCCGCAACATCACGCCTGA
- a CDS encoding efflux RND transporter periplasmic adaptor subunit, translating to MVSRNRIAVLAVFAAIIAAGGGYALFRAPAGANAAQAQTAPSAPPVEVAEVLNKTIVDWQRYSGRLEAIDRVDIRPLVSGTLTAVHFQDGSIVKKGDVLFTIDPRPYAAEVDRAAAALTAAKARASYTASELARGQRLLTDNAIARRDFEEKQNAAREAAANLQGAQAALDYAKLNLGYTRIEAPVDGRVSRAEVTVGNVVAAGAASVPLTRLVSVSKMYASFDVDEQTFLRYVNPARGGRAGAVPVELGLANEEGYSRTGVVQSVDNRLDTTSGTIRVRAEFDNADGQLLPGLYARVRLGGSEPRQAVLIDEKAIGTDQDKRYVLVLDDKNHAVYRQVKLGANQEGLRVVDSGLAAGERIVVNGLQRVRPGDAVTPTVVPMVAAQRNPVKTASAKLN from the coding sequence ATGGTTTCGCGCAATCGTATTGCTGTGCTCGCCGTCTTTGCCGCCATCATCGCCGCCGGCGGCGGTTATGCCCTGTTCCGCGCTCCCGCTGGCGCCAATGCCGCACAGGCGCAGACCGCCCCCTCGGCGCCCCCGGTCGAAGTGGCCGAGGTGCTGAACAAGACCATCGTGGACTGGCAGCGCTACTCCGGCCGCCTGGAAGCCATCGACCGCGTCGACATCCGCCCCCTGGTGTCGGGCACCCTGACCGCCGTGCACTTCCAGGACGGCAGCATCGTCAAGAAGGGCGACGTGCTCTTCACCATCGACCCGCGCCCCTACGCGGCCGAGGTGGACCGCGCCGCAGCCGCCCTGACCGCCGCGAAGGCCCGCGCCTCGTACACCGCCAGCGAACTGGCCCGCGGCCAGCGCCTGCTGACGGACAACGCCATCGCCCGCCGCGATTTCGAGGAAAAGCAGAACGCCGCCCGCGAAGCCGCCGCCAACCTGCAAGGCGCCCAGGCCGCGCTGGACTATGCCAAGCTGAACCTCGGCTACACCCGCATCGAAGCCCCCGTGGACGGCCGCGTGTCGCGCGCCGAGGTCACGGTAGGCAACGTGGTGGCGGCCGGCGCCGCATCGGTGCCGCTGACCCGGCTGGTGTCGGTGTCCAAGATGTACGCATCGTTCGACGTGGACGAACAAACCTTCCTGCGCTATGTGAACCCCGCGCGCGGCGGCCGCGCCGGCGCCGTGCCGGTGGAGCTGGGCCTGGCCAACGAGGAAGGCTATTCGCGCACCGGCGTCGTGCAGTCCGTGGACAACCGCCTGGACACCACCTCCGGCACGATCCGCGTGCGCGCCGAGTTCGACAACGCCGACGGCCAGTTGCTGCCCGGCCTGTACGCCCGTGTCCGCCTGGGCGGCAGCGAACCGCGCCAGGCCGTGCTGATCGACGAAAAGGCCATCGGCACCGACCAGGACAAGCGCTACGTGCTGGTGCTGGACGACAAGAACCATGCCGTCTATCGCCAGGTCAAGCTGGGCGCCAACCAGGAAGGCCTGCGCGTGGTCGATTCGGGCCTGGCCGCCGGCGAACGCATCGTCGTCAACGGCCTGCAGCGCGTCCGTCCCGGCGATGCCGTGACCCCCACCGTCGTCCCCATGGTTGCGGCCCAACGCAACCCGGTCAAGACCGCCTCGGCGAAGCTGAACTGA